The Setaria viridis chromosome 6, Setaria_viridis_v4.0, whole genome shotgun sequence genome contains a region encoding:
- the LOC117859989 gene encoding two-component response regulator ORR12, translating into MATPHILLVNDSCVDRLVASRLLQSCNIRVIAMEGPKQALKFLDMEYDVQLILTDYYMLEMTGYDLLVEVKKIPKLNHLPVVITCTEDIPERIKMCLDGGAKDYIIKPIKVVNLPHLLSYI; encoded by the exons ATGGCGACTCCTCACATTCTCTTGGTTAATGACTCCTGTGTTGACCGTCTTGTTGCATCAAGACTTCTACAAAGTTGTAACATCCGAG TGATTGCTATGGAAGGTCCTAAGCAAGCTTTGAAGTTCCTGGACATG GAATATGATGTGCAGTTGATTCTGACGGATTACTATATGCTTGAGATGACTGGTTATGATCTTCTTGTTGAGGTGAAG AAAATACCCAAGCTTAATCATCTCCCGGTGGTGATTACATGCACTGAGGACATCCCCGAAAGGATAAAAAT GTGCCTTGATGGAGGTGCAAAGGACTACATTATCAAGCCTATCAAAGTTGTCAATTTGCCTCACCTTCTGAGCTACATTTGA